The Leptodactylus fuscus isolate aLepFus1 chromosome 3, aLepFus1.hap2, whole genome shotgun sequence genome has a segment encoding these proteins:
- the PNISR gene encoding arginine/serine-rich protein PNISR — protein sequence MWDQGGQPWQQWPLNQQQWMESFQHQQDPSQIDWAALAQAWIAQREATGQGVVEQQVIMPNGQDVPPVPQIEPVANNHNFQGDPSFNRMWQPEWGGIHHQPPPHHPPPEQPWIPPAPGPMDIVPPSEDSNSQDSGDFTNDNRHMFNQNNHGFSGPPENFSMAPVNQYDYQHGSGGYGPPQGGFHPPYWQQGPPGPPGPPAPPPNRRERPSFRERQRSPIPIPPKQEPLQIDAVKRRTLPAWIREGLEKMEREKQKKLERERMEQQRSQMKKEIKEQETEEGGDGPRLPQKSKFDSDEEDDDDEHEEDEASSKVSRSPSPPVQEENSEPEITEEEKAYQMMLMTKTLLTEILLDVTNEEIYNVAKETHRKATKAPARQLAQSSALASLTGLGGLGGYGSAESEDERSDRGSESSDTDEEELRHRIRQKLEAFKRKEKEQQILERQLEEEKQQKEAHDDEANEPVTDLPMNVDVHEKRKIEVDLEIDKKKLNSEALPLIDVGKEIKERTITSKSRSSSSSSSSSSSSKDRSSSSSSSSMYSSSSSSSRSSSPSLPKRKKRRSRSVSPSRKTRRSRSRSSARKSRKERSRSRGKISERRRSSKNSMERDWRRDHSHSREKRANRSRDRHGRSRSKERRKSDTYRRSSSRNRHKHRGNSREREKTRSKSIEVERKRRESEKDRKKEKLKREEKYIYSIQEEGKMKSRRESQRTFSRSESSSSKMSRQDSRQDGKKSSTKESKKRASSSGRSSSGSPVVYKDKKSKKLKRSRSRSLEKSQRSGKKASRKHKSKTRSRSLTPVRRKR from the exons GTCAAATTGATTGGGCTGCATTAGCCCAGGCATGGATTGCACAACGTGAGGCTACCGGGCAAGGAGTGGTTGAACAGCAGGTGATAATGCCCAATGGACAAGATGTGCCCCCAGTTCCACAAATAGAGCCTGTTGCCAACAACCATAATTTTCAAGGGGATCCCAGTTTTAACCGAATGTGGCAGCCAG AATGGGGCGGAATACACCACCAGCCACCACCTCACCATCCTCCCCCAGAGCAGCCATGGATACCCCCTGCCCCTGGGCCAATGGACATTGTCCCACCATCTGAAGACAGCAATAGTCAAGATAGTGGAGATTTTACAAATGACAACAGACACATGTTTAACCAAAATAATCATGGTTTCAGTGGACCTCCTGAAAATTTCTCAATGGCACCAGTAAATCAGTACGATTATCAG catgGTTCTGGAGGGTATGGACCACCTCAAGGTGGATTTCATCCGCCATATTGGCAGCAAGGACCACCTGGACCACCCGGCCCGCCTGCCCCCCCTCCTAATAGAAGGGAAAGGCCATCATTCAGGGAAAGGCAGCGTTCACCTATACCAATACCACCCAAGCAAGAGCCTCTACAGATTG ATGCCGTCAAGCGCAGGACCTTGCCTGCTTGGATTCGTGAAGGTTTAGAGAAGATGGAAAGAGAAAAGCAGAAGAAATTGGAGCGTGAGAGGATGGAACAGCAGCGTTCCCaaatgaaaaaagaaataaaGGAGCAAGAAACTGAAGAGGGGGGTGACGGTCCACGTTTGCCACAAAAAAGCAAATTT gacagtgatgaagaagatgatgatgatgagcatGAAGAAGACGAAGCTAGTTCAAAAGTCAGCCGCAGTCCCTCTCCACCTGTGCAGGAAGAGAATAGTGAGCCAGAAATAACAGAAGAGGAGAAGGCATATCAAATG ATGCTAATGACAAAAACGCTGCTAACAGAAATTCTCTTGGATGTCACAAATGAAGAAATCTATAACGTGGCCAAAGAGACTCATCGTAAAGCAACTAAAG CTCCTGCAAGGCAGCTGGCACAGTCCAGTGCATTGGCTTCCCTTACTGGACTTG GTGGACTGGGTGGTTACGGGTCAGCTGAGAGTGAAGATGAGAGAAGTGACAGAGGCTCAGAATCTTCTGATACAGATGAAGAAGAACTCCGGCACAGGATCCGACAAAAGTTGGAAGCATTTAAGCGAAAGGAAAAAGAGCAACAGATACTTGAGAGACAATTAGAAG AGGAAAAACAACAAAAGGAGGCACATGATGATGAAGCAAATGAGCCTGTCACAGATCTTCCAATGAATGTAGACGTGCACGAAAAAAGAAAGATTGAGGTGGATTTGGAGATTGATAAGAAAAAATTGAATAGTGAGGCATTACCCTTAATTGATGTTGGCAAAGAGATTAAGGAAAGGACAATTACTAGTAAATCTAGGAGCTCAAGTagtagcagtagcagcagcagtagtagtaaagaccgtagtagtagcagcagcagtagcagcatgTACAGCTCTAGTTCTTCAAGTAGTCGCAGTTCATCTCCCTCTTTACCAAAGAGGAAAAAAAGACGGAGTCGTAGTGTGTCACCATCACGAAAGACCAGACGTAGCAGAAGTAGGAGTTCAGCACGCAAGAGTCGGAAGGAGAGGAGcagaagcaggggaaaaattagTGAACGTAGACGGTCTAGTAAGAATAGTATGGAGAGAGATTGGCGTAGGGATCATAGTcacagcagagagaaaagagcaaACCGCTCCAGAGACAGGCATGGTCGTAGTAGAAGCAAAGAGCGGCGTAAAAGCGATACATATCGTAGGAGCTCTAGCAGGAACAGGCACAAGCATAGAGGCAATAGCCGAGAGAGGGAAAAAACTAGGAGTAAAAGTATTGAAGTGGAGAGAAAAAGAAGGGAGTCAGAAAAGGACAGGAAAAAGGAAAAGCTAAAGAGGGAAGAGAAGTATATCTATTCAATTCAAGAAGAGGGCAAAATGAAAAGTAGGAGAGAAAGTCAAAGGACATTCTCCCGCAGTGAGTCTTCCTCCTCAAAGATGTCTCGGCAGGATTCTAGGCAAGACGGTAAAAAGAGCTCTACCAAGGAAAGTAAGAAACGGGCCTCCTCTAGTGGAAGAAGCAGTTCAGGATCTCCTGTCGTTTACAAGGATAAAAAATCCAAGAAATTAAAACGTAGTCGGTCACGATCTCTGGAGAAATCTCAAAGGTCTGGTAAGAAGGCAAGCCGCAAACACAAGTCTAAGACCCGATCAAG ATCATTGACCCCTGTTCGTCGTAAACGCTGA